In Hermetia illucens chromosome 1, iHerIll2.2.curated.20191125, whole genome shotgun sequence, one genomic interval encodes:
- the LOC119657378 gene encoding serine protease 7-like: MFTSSGRIVFFIFSFLFGCNIASGENYYSHRIGLDDLIHQSFKDIFPELSECCPIKPLPPIYGGTPTEVDEFPQVVLLHYIDKNGNSTFPCSGTLISRSFVLTAAHCVTGEIQRKSGFLAYIRLGEHDLSQVECNRGICSEIKTKVDRAIGKVIVHENYSSRTYQNDIALVQLSDPLYDFSSNIAPMCLRWVHKPSATILRPDHEYTVVGWGRTLNQKQSPVSNKLNVKLYDHNECVRQYGRKNVTITKGQICGGGVFKQDACDGDSGGPLISFIDGCPVLDGVISFGRGCGLENWPGVYTNVMAYRRWIVKHLVA; the protein is encoded by the exons ATGTTTACTTCAAGTGGTCGAATTGtgttttttatcttttctttcCTGTTTGGATGCAATATCGCTTCGG GAGAGAACTATTACTCGCATAGGATAGGACTGGATGATCTTATCCATCAATCATTTAAGGATATTTTTCCGGAGTTAAGTGAATGCTGTCCAATAAAACCACTTCCTCCCATCTATGGCGGGACGCCAACGGAGGTTGATGAATTCCCGCAGGTAGTGCTCTTGCACTATATTGACAAGAATGGAAATAGCACCTTCCCTTGCTCGGGGACGTTGATTAGCAGATCATTTGTCTTGACTGCCGCCCACTGCGTGACTGGTGAAATTCAGAGGAAATCAGGATTTTT AGCCTACATTCGATTAGGTGAACATGACCTCTCACAAGTTGAGTGCAATCGAGGAATTTGCAGTGAAATAAAGACTAAAGTGGACAGAGCAATAGGAAAAGTCATTGTCCATGAGAACTATAGTAGCCGAACTTATCAGAATGACATAGCCTTGGTGCAGCTCTCGGATCCTTTGTATGATTTCTCATCCAATATCGCGCCTATGTGCTTACGGTGGGTTCATAAGCCCAGTGCTACAATTCTACGTCCAGATCATGAATACACCGTTGTTGGATGGGGCCGTACACTCAATC AAAAGCAAAGTCCTGTCAGTAATAAACTAAACGTAAAATTGTACGATCATAATGAGTGCGTTAGACAGTATGGCAGAAAAAATGTCACAATAACAAAAGGACAAATTTGCGGCGGGGGTGTATTCAAGCAAGACGCATGTGATGGGGATTCCGGGGGACCTCTTATCTCATTTATTGACGGTTGCCCAGTGCTTGATGGAGTTATTTCATTCGGAAGAGGTTGTGGATTAGAAAATTGGCCTGGCGTGTATACAAATGTTATGGCGTATAGGAGGTGGATTGTGAAACACCTGGTTGCTTGA